The Microlunatus soli genome contains the following window.
GAGGCCATGATCCAGTCGTCGGTGATCTCGAACTCCGCGCCCATCCGGGCCAGCGTGGTGATCGCGGTGACCAGCCGATCCTGTGGGCAGCCGTGGACCCGGACCTCTCCCCCGGTCACCAGGCCGGCGACCAGGTAGGAGAACGCCTCGATCCGGTCGCCGTCCAGCTTGGTGGTGGCCGGATTGAGCCGGTCGACCCCGTCGATCACGATCCGCCGGTCCGGTGCGAACGAGATCCGGGCGCCCATCCGCTGCAGGAACAGCGCCAACTCCACGATCTCCGGCTCGGTGGCGGCATTGCGGATCACGGTGCGGCCCTTGGCCAGCACCGCCGCCAGCAGCGTCGTCTCGGTGGCCCCGACACTCGGATACGGCAACTCGATCCGGGTGCCGACCAGCCGGGTCGCCTTGGCGTGGATGCCGTCGACCTCGATCCGCACCTCCGCTCCGAAGGCACGCAACGCGTTGACGTGGAAGTCGACCGGCCGACGGCCGATCGGGTCGCCGCCGACCAACGGAACGAAGGCCTCGCCGGCCAGGTGCAACAGCGGTCCGAGCATCAGGATCGGGATCCGGTTCAGCCCGGAGAACGCCTTGCCGACGCTCGGTTCGGTGACCGGCCCCGGTACCACGGTGATCTCGCCGTCGTTGCGCTCGACCGTCATCCCGATGTGTTCCAGCATGCCGGCGGTGATCCCGACCTCGCCGACGTCGGGGGCGTTGCGGATCGTGCTCGGGCCGCTGCCCAACATCGCGGCCACCATGTGTTTACTGACCGCGTTCTTCGCCCCGCGGACGGTGACGTCGCCGCGCAACGGTCCGGACGGCTCGATCTCCCACACCTTCTCGATCACGTCCGCACTGTAGTCGCCGGATCCGGTCGCTGCCTGATCCGGCCGGGCGGCTCCGGCGGACCTGAGATTTCGCTCAGGCGCCGGCGCCTCCGTCGACCGGGATGATCGCTCCGGTGACCATCGAGGCACGGTCGCTGAGCAGCCAGGCAGCCGCCTCGGCGACCTCGTTGGCCTCGGCCATCCGACCCATCGGAGTGGCGGCCGTGTTCCGGTCGATGACGCCGGGGGTGGCTCGCTCCCACTCGAGCATCATCTCGGTGACCGTGCCACCGGGAGTGATGCCATTGACGCGGATGCCGTCCGCCGCCCAGCTGACGGCCGCGGATTCGGTGATGCTGTTCAGGGCCCGCTTCATCGCCCCGTAGGCCGGCAACACCGGATTCGCCCGGCGCGAACCGATACTGGAGGTGTTCACGATCGCACCGCCACCACCGGCACGCATCAACTCGGCCTCGGCGTTCATCGCGGTCCACTGCCCGCGGAAGTTGACGGAGAACTGGGTGTCGATATCGGCGTCGCTGGTGCTGTCCAGCGGGCCGGGCTGCTGGCCGGCGCCGCCGTTGTTGAACGCACCGTCCAGCCGTCCGTACAGCTCGCGCACCCGGTCCACAACAGCCCGGATGCTGGCGCTGTCGGCGAGGTCGACGGGCACCGCGTCGGCCGTCCCGCCGGTGCCACGGATGTCGGCCACGATGCGATCGAGGGCATCGGTGCTCCGAGCGGCGAGCACGACGGAGGCGCCCTCGGCGGCGAAGAGCCGGCCGGCGGCTGCTCCGATGCCGCGGCTCGCCCCGGTGATGAAGATGATCTTGCCGGCCAGCAGGCCGGCGGTGGTGCTGCCGGTCGCGCCGGTGCTGATGTCAGTTCTGGTTGCCATGGTCACCAGCGTCGGCGGCTCGCCGGCCCGGATGCAGGCACCATCGGTACCTGGCTCCGCCGGCCGCGAGGAGCGATCCTGGAGTCATGGACAAGCACGAGCTGGGCGGGTTCCTCCGGAGCCGGCGCGAGCGGCTGCGGCCGCAGGACGTCGGGCTGCCCGACGGCCCGCGGCGTCGTACTCCGGGCCTGCGCCGCGAGGAGGTCGCGGTCCTCGCGCACATCTCAACGGAGTACTACGTACGCCTGGAGCAGGCCCGCGCGCCCCGGCCGTCGGCCGAGGTGCTGACCGGGATCGCCGGCGCGTTGCGGCTGACCGATGCCGAGACCGACCATCTGCACCTGCTGGCCGGCACGGCGCCGAACCGCACCCGACGGCACCGCCGCGACGTCCGACCCAGCATCCTGGCGCTGCTCGACCGGCTGCCGCAGACCGCCGGGCTCGTCACCTCCGCCGCCTTCGAGGTGCTCGCCTGGAACGACCTGGCGGTGGCCCTGCTGGAGGACTTCGGACCACACCACCCGGACCGCCGCAATCTCGCCCGGCTCGCCTTCCTGCACGACGCACCGGCGGACGAACCGCTGTACGGCATCTCCGACGCCGCCGAGTTCCGCCAGCATGTCGCGATCGAGCTGCGTTCGGTCGCCGCCCGCTATCCCGCGGATCCCGATGTCACCGGACTGGTCGACGATCTGCGGGCCGGGAGCAGCGAGTTCGCCCGGTTGTGGGAACGCAATGACATCCAGCCGGCGCCGACCCTCAGCAAGACCTTCGAGCACCCGATCGTCGGTCGGATCACGGTGGACTGCGACGCCCTGCAGTTGACCGACCGCGACCAACACCTGGTGCTGTACAGCGCACCGACAGGGTCCGCCGACGCCGAGAAGCTGGCCTTCCTGGCCGCACTCGGCAGCGAACGGGTCAGGACCGACCACCGGCACTGACGCCGTCGGTGCGGACGCTGCCACGGGTGCCCGCCGCGCCGGCCGTCGTCGGGGCCGTCAGTCCGACAGGTCCTTGCGCATCCGGATCCAGCTGTCGTTGAAGCCGAGTGATCGATAGAGCGCGGATGCGGCGTCGTTGCCGGCATGCATACTCAGCGTGATGGTGGCTGCACCTGCCGAGCGAGCCCAGCGTTCGAAGTCGTTCATCAACAGGGTCGCGATGCCGGACCGGCGCGCGGCGGCCGTGACCGCGACATCGGCGACGTACCCGACCGGACCGTGATGCCGTTCGATGCCGCCCTCGGGAGCCGGAGAGACGTTGCCGGTCAGGAAACCGACGGGGACGCCGTCCTGCTCGGCGACCGCACAGTAGTAGCCGTCGCCCGTCGGAAGGTCGGCATAGGCGGCCCGCATGCCGGCGGCGTCCGGCGGCTGCTTGATGTCGGGCCACCGGTCGGCGTGCCAGCCGACCGATTCGCGGGCCAGCTCGGCGATGGCGTCAAGATCATCGTTCGTCGCCGACCGGATGCGTACGCTCACCCGCCGACCATAGCCGTGCACCTGCGGAGGTGAGCCGTACCGGACGGTTGGCACAATGGCGAACATGCCGACGTACACGGTCACCGACGGGAACCAGAACACGATCTCCCAGGTGGCGCCGAACAGTCTGAAGCAGTTCCTCGACGAGTGTGAGACCTACGCCGAGTTGCGTCGCGACGACTGGCCGGGACGGGCCGCGATCGCCCGGCCGGTGGACGGCCGGTGGCAGGTGGAGATCGTCGACGGCCGGCAGCGACTGGTCGCAACCACCCCGAACGCCGATGCCACCCTGGACGTCATGCGAGCCTGGGCCGAGGAGGACGACTGGTGGCAGGAGGCCTTCACCTGGCGGGCCGCCGAGGCGGGGTAACCGACCTCATCCCAGCAGACCAGAGATCACGCCGGCGACGATCCGATCGAAGACCTCCGCCTCGTCGTCCTGCTCGGCTTCGGTTCCTGCCGCCAAAGCGGCGGTCAGCATGGGGTGGCTGTCGGGGCCCGGCGCGAGCTCGGACTCGCCGATCGGTAGTGACCGCTGGTGCGAGTTGAGTTCGTTGCGCACCAAGGCTGCCGTCAACGCGTTCAGTACGGCGATCGCCTCCAGCTTGCGTCCCGGCGGTAACGGAACATCGCGCAGCACAGACAGCGCATCCTCCAGATAGTCGAGGGTGCGGGGTCCCATCGGATGAGCGGACGCGGTGGCATCCAACAGCCAGGGATGTCGTCGATAGCAGTCCCGTCCGGACCGAGCGAGCGCGAGTAGCTCAGTACGCCATCCGTCGCCGTCGGCGGGCCGTAAGATCTCGCCGTTGACCCGGTCGACCATCAATTCGATCAACTCGTCACGGGTCCGGATGTAGCGATACAAGGACGCGGGTTTCGACCCGAGTGCCTCGGCGACCGCCCGCATCGTGACCGCGGCCAGACCGCGTTCGTCGGCCAACGCGACACCTGCCGCCGCCAATCGGTCCCGGTCGAAGCTCGGCGTCGGCCCTCGTCCGCCGCGCGCCGGTCGCCGCCAGATGCTCGCCGATCCGTTCGTCACATCACACCCCTTTTCTGCGAACACTGTACGCACTATTGTGGTGGACACACCAACTGCGAACGTCGTTCGCAGAAAGGATCCGATCATGACCTCCGAGCACTCCTCGCCGTGGACAGAGACCCGCTACGCCCACAACGGCGACATCTCCTTGGCCTACGACAGGCTGCGGTTCGCCCCTCGACCGGACAGCCCCCGATCAGCTGGCTCGCCACCGGACACGCGGGCCGAGCCGTTGTTGTTGATCATGG
Protein-coding sequences here:
- a CDS encoding GNAT family N-acetyltransferase, which codes for MSVRIRSATNDDLDAIAELARESVGWHADRWPDIKQPPDAAGMRAAYADLPTGDGYYCAVAEQDGVPVGFLTGNVSPAPEGGIERHHGPVGYVADVAVTAAARRSGIATLLMNDFERWARSAGAATITLSMHAGNDAASALYRSLGFNDSWIRMRKDLSD
- a CDS encoding SDR family NAD(P)-dependent oxidoreductase; translated protein: MATRTDISTGATGSTTAGLLAGKIIFITGASRGIGAAAGRLFAAEGASVVLAARSTDALDRIVADIRGTGGTADAVPVDLADSASIRAVVDRVRELYGRLDGAFNNGGAGQQPGPLDSTSDADIDTQFSVNFRGQWTAMNAEAELMRAGGGGAIVNTSSIGSRRANPVLPAYGAMKRALNSITESAAVSWAADGIRVNGITPGGTVTEMMLEWERATPGVIDRNTAATPMGRMAEANEVAEAAAWLLSDRASMVTGAIIPVDGGAGA
- a CDS encoding helix-turn-helix transcriptional regulator; protein product: MDKHELGGFLRSRRERLRPQDVGLPDGPRRRTPGLRREEVAVLAHISTEYYVRLEQARAPRPSAEVLTGIAGALRLTDAETDHLHLLAGTAPNRTRRHRRDVRPSILALLDRLPQTAGLVTSAAFEVLAWNDLAVALLEDFGPHHPDRRNLARLAFLHDAPADEPLYGISDAAEFRQHVAIELRSVAARYPADPDVTGLVDDLRAGSSEFARLWERNDIQPAPTLSKTFEHPIVGRITVDCDALQLTDRDQHLVLYSAPTGSADAEKLAFLAALGSERVRTDHRH
- the murA gene encoding UDP-N-acetylglucosamine 1-carboxyvinyltransferase, with amino-acid sequence MIEKVWEIEPSGPLRGDVTVRGAKNAVSKHMVAAMLGSGPSTIRNAPDVGEVGITAGMLEHIGMTVERNDGEITVVPGPVTEPSVGKAFSGLNRIPILMLGPLLHLAGEAFVPLVGGDPIGRRPVDFHVNALRAFGAEVRIEVDGIHAKATRLVGTRIELPYPSVGATETTLLAAVLAKGRTVIRNAATEPEIVELALFLQRMGARISFAPDRRIVIDGVDRLNPATTKLDGDRIEAFSYLVAGLVTGGEVRVHGCPQDRLVTAITTLARMGAEFEITDDWIMASAPNGLRPAAVHTDTHPGFATDWQTPLIVLFTQADGMSVLHETVYENRLAYVPALQRMGAEIETYDTCLGGAACRYHDTAAVHSAVVRGVTKLRGGDVTMPDIRAGFSAVLAAAVAEGPSTLRGVHHIERGYHRPVEQFNALGLSLISHEV
- a CDS encoding TetR/AcrR family transcriptional regulator — translated: MTNGSASIWRRPARGGRGPTPSFDRDRLAAAGVALADERGLAAVTMRAVAEALGSKPASLYRYIRTRDELIELMVDRVNGEILRPADGDGWRTELLALARSGRDCYRRHPWLLDATASAHPMGPRTLDYLEDALSVLRDVPLPPGRKLEAIAVLNALTAALVRNELNSHQRSLPIGESELAPGPDSHPMLTAALAAGTEAEQDDEAEVFDRIVAGVISGLLG